One Algibacter sp. L3A6 genomic region harbors:
- a CDS encoding FecR family protein gives MVSKEIENIIVKYFTNQASLNELDQLNQWLKAPGHGPLFDNFVKTNYAINHTIKEYNAMQTKKHLLDIISKDKKAEKVFKIKRIAFRYAAVLILFLGLGYVLMQGFFSAPKTLELVEEQIELLLENDKAIVVINKDDVQEIIGSDGKVIGTQRGDKLVYNADVVDGKLIYNTLSVPYGKRFELKLSDGTVVTLNAGSSLKYPVNFISGQNRQVFLKGEAFFNVTKDENHPFIVNANNIDVKVLGTKFNVSSYSEDENISTVLVEGSVDVSRNGTQNKESVILKPGFKAAWNKYSNAIDVEQIDVEPHVAWLDGRLILHEVAFTDILKKLERQYNVSFINKDKKLEQRYFTAKFDTEDIYEVLESLSTSGNFEYEFNKNNIIINP, from the coding sequence ATGGTTTCTAAAGAAATAGAAAATATTATAGTAAAATACTTTACTAATCAGGCATCTTTAAACGAGTTAGATCAATTAAATCAATGGCTTAAAGCACCAGGGCATGGACCGTTGTTTGATAACTTTGTAAAAACGAATTACGCTATTAACCATACTATTAAGGAGTACAACGCTATGCAAACAAAAAAGCATTTGTTGGATATTATTAGTAAAGATAAAAAGGCAGAAAAAGTATTTAAAATTAAACGTATCGCTTTTAGGTATGCCGCTGTTTTAATACTGTTTTTAGGGTTAGGCTATGTGTTGATGCAAGGTTTTTTTAGTGCGCCTAAAACCTTAGAGTTAGTAGAAGAGCAAATAGAACTTTTATTAGAGAATGATAAAGCCATAGTTGTTATTAATAAAGATGATGTACAAGAAATTATAGGTAGCGATGGTAAAGTGATAGGGACGCAACGAGGAGATAAACTAGTTTATAATGCTGACGTAGTAGATGGTAAATTGATATATAATACCTTAAGTGTACCGTATGGGAAACGTTTTGAGCTTAAACTATCAGACGGGACTGTTGTTACTTTAAATGCCGGCTCGTCATTAAAATATCCTGTTAATTTTATTAGTGGTCAAAACAGGCAAGTGTTTTTAAAAGGGGAAGCTTTTTTTAATGTAACTAAAGATGAAAATCATCCTTTTATAGTAAATGCGAATAATATTGATGTTAAGGTGTTGGGTACAAAATTTAATGTGTCATCTTATTCTGAAGATGAAAATATAAGTACTGTTTTAGTAGAAGGCTCTGTAGATGTGTCTAGAAATGGAACGCAAAACAAAGAGTCTGTTATTCTAAAGCCAGGTTTTAAAGCTGCCTGGAACAAATATAGCAATGCTATTGATGTAGAACAGATAGATGTGGAACCACATGTGGCTTGGCTCGATGGCCGATTAATTTTACATGAGGTTGCTTTTACCGATATATTAAAAAAACTAGAAAGGCAGTATAATGTTAGTTTTATTAATAAAGATAAAAAGCTAGAACAGCGCTATTTTACAGCTAAATTTGATACAGAAGATATTTACGAGGTATTAGAAAGTTTAAGCACCTCCGGAAATTTTGAATATGAATTCAATAAAAATAACATTATAATTAATCCATAA
- a CDS encoding WG repeat-containing protein, giving the protein MQIKSIILLIFSVFVAFSCKEYVNKDVTNYRYFDVALADTIPGSKLKAVTNAEHLEYGVSVAYVNENNDTIIPYGKYAYYGTDTLEFYANVMEHPNDSTYGRQMAIDKNENVLFDLVMFDNGLEPFNDGLTRVIRNGKMGYANRFGQVVIACEYDYVKWFENGKAEVTYSAKEYFDLDEHRVVESDEWFSIDKKGNRVD; this is encoded by the coding sequence ATGCAAATAAAATCAATAATCTTATTAATTTTTAGTGTCTTTGTAGCGTTTTCGTGCAAGGAATACGTGAATAAAGATGTTACTAACTATCGGTATTTTGATGTCGCGTTGGCAGATACTATTCCGGGCAGTAAACTGAAAGCAGTTACAAACGCGGAACATCTAGAATATGGTGTAAGTGTTGCTTATGTAAACGAAAATAATGATACTATAATTCCGTATGGTAAATACGCCTACTACGGCACAGATACTTTAGAGTTTTATGCCAATGTTATGGAGCATCCTAACGATAGTACGTATGGACGCCAAATGGCTATAGACAAGAACGAGAATGTTCTATTCGATCTTGTGATGTTTGATAATGGCTTAGAACCGTTTAATGATGGGTTAACGCGAGTAATCCGAAATGGTAAAATGGGATATGCTAACAGATTCGGGCAGGTTGTAATTGCTTGCGAATACGACTATGTAAAATGGTTTGAAAACGGAAAAGCAGAAGTAACTTACAGTGCTAAAGAATATTTTGATTTAGATGAACATCGCGTTGTTGAAAGTGACGAATGGTTTTCGATTGATAAAAAAGGAAATCGGGTAGACTAA
- a CDS encoding M16 family metallopeptidase → MNIKNIVFANILCLYSIYGISQNINLNNKIPADATVKMGTLSNGLKYYIKHNAKPQNKAEFRLVIKAGSILEDDDQQGLAHFVEHMAFNGTESFEKNKLIDYLQGLGVEFGADLNAHTSFDETVYKLSVPTDTETFNTSLQVLKDWANGITFENDEIDKERGIVAEELRARGGAGMRMYYKSIGELTNNSRYAERAPAGKLDVILNSDYDAMKRFYRDWYRPDLMALVLVGDFDVLEAEKKVKSLFSSIEGPENPKERIYYKIPENSSPVVSVITDEETQGASVSVYVKKEETPVTTLQDYKIELLKSFYSGMLRQRLSDVVLEANSPFLSTNAGIGNFLSNMDSYYLNAKLKEDKINEGITRLLIESSRAKQFGFTETELERYKKLLLNNADLRQKETGKISTKYYVEQYIDNFTGAKPIPSDAFVYQFYTEVFPSVKVQDVNNIATEWVRDDNMTVLLKSVEKSDLKLPTEREIESILTQVKTKSIEPYKDKLGDIQLMPEKPKPGKVLKETYNKKINTTTWELSNGITVVVKPTEFQNDLISLNGFRPGGSSVAPDSLYVSARNASSIIGASGVNGISDADLKKLNMGKTLKLKTYINYYNELVSGNSSSGDLESMLQMVNLYFTKPNKDAAVFNTKKESLKSLYKDSDNNPGGFFEKRITEVMSQNHLRAIPETVEQIERELDLDEVYSFYKERFSSANGFLFVVVGNVDLEVLKPLVNQYLGSLPSNLNEESTWKDTGLRYAKGGIKEAVIKGLDNKSQVDMRFTGTFNFSLEEKEKISLLAKVLKIKLTEELREKMAGVYGVKVSGFASDIPYQWFRLNIRFSCDPENIEKLKAKVFEEIEKIKKHGPSQEDVNKIKEAELANAKEFLEVNTFWLYKLKTAYEYDLNPESILDFESKINKLNSKMFKDAANNYFDMKDYAEFILLPEEYSKKE, encoded by the coding sequence ATGAACATTAAAAACATAGTTTTTGCAAATATCTTGTGCCTATATAGCATATACGGTATTTCGCAAAACATTAATTTAAATAATAAAATACCGGCCGATGCTACCGTTAAAATGGGTACACTAAGCAACGGACTAAAATATTATATCAAACATAATGCAAAACCTCAAAATAAGGCTGAGTTTAGATTGGTTATTAAAGCCGGATCTATTTTAGAAGACGATGATCAACAGGGTTTAGCTCACTTTGTAGAACATATGGCTTTTAACGGAACCGAAAGCTTTGAGAAAAACAAACTTATAGATTACTTACAAGGTTTAGGTGTGGAGTTTGGAGCAGATTTAAACGCACATACTAGTTTTGATGAAACCGTTTATAAATTATCTGTACCAACCGATACCGAAACATTTAATACCAGTTTGCAAGTTTTAAAAGATTGGGCAAATGGTATCACGTTTGAAAATGACGAAATCGATAAAGAACGTGGTATTGTTGCCGAAGAACTTAGAGCAAGAGGAGGCGCAGGTATGCGAATGTATTACAAGTCTATAGGTGAGTTAACCAATAATTCGCGCTATGCTGAGCGCGCTCCAGCAGGGAAATTAGATGTTATTTTAAATTCGGATTATGATGCCATGAAACGATTTTATAGAGATTGGTATCGTCCAGATTTAATGGCCTTAGTTTTGGTTGGAGATTTTGATGTGCTAGAAGCCGAAAAAAAGGTGAAATCCCTTTTTAGTAGTATTGAGGGTCCCGAAAACCCTAAGGAAAGAATCTATTATAAAATTCCAGAAAACAGTTCTCCTGTGGTATCTGTAATTACAGATGAAGAAACACAAGGCGCTAGTGTTTCTGTTTATGTTAAAAAAGAAGAGACGCCAGTAACAACCTTACAAGACTATAAAATAGAATTATTAAAAAGCTTTTATTCTGGTATGCTACGCCAAAGATTATCCGATGTAGTGCTAGAAGCAAATTCTCCTTTCTTATCTACGAATGCGGGTATTGGAAACTTTTTAAGCAATATGGATAGCTATTATTTAAATGCTAAACTAAAGGAGGATAAAATTAATGAAGGCATAACGCGCTTGTTGATAGAAAGCTCGAGGGCTAAGCAATTTGGTTTTACAGAAACAGAACTGGAACGTTATAAAAAACTGTTATTGAATAATGCTGATTTACGTCAAAAAGAGACAGGTAAAATTTCTACAAAATATTATGTAGAGCAATATATTGATAACTTTACAGGTGCTAAGCCTATACCTAGTGATGCATTTGTATATCAGTTTTATACAGAGGTTTTTCCTTCTGTTAAAGTGCAAGATGTTAATAACATAGCTACAGAATGGGTAAGAGATGATAATATGACTGTATTGTTAAAATCTGTAGAGAAAAGTGATTTAAAATTGCCTACAGAGCGCGAGATAGAAAGCATATTAACACAGGTAAAAACTAAGTCTATAGAACCTTATAAAGATAAATTAGGAGATATTCAATTAATGCCGGAAAAACCAAAGCCAGGTAAGGTTTTAAAAGAAACGTATAATAAAAAGATTAATACAACAACTTGGGAGTTATCCAACGGTATTACAGTGGTTGTAAAACCAACTGAGTTCCAAAATGATTTAATATCACTTAACGGGTTTAGACCAGGAGGAAGTTCTGTGGCTCCAGATTCACTTTATGTTTCGGCTAGAAATGCTAGTAGTATTATTGGTGCTAGTGGTGTTAATGGTATATCAGATGCTGATTTGAAAAAGCTCAACATGGGAAAAACCCTAAAGCTTAAAACCTATATTAATTATTATAACGAATTGGTATCTGGCAATAGCTCGTCTGGAGATTTGGAAAGTATGTTGCAAATGGTAAACCTATATTTTACTAAGCCAAACAAAGATGCTGCTGTATTTAATACAAAAAAAGAAAGTTTAAAATCGTTGTATAAAGATTCGGATAATAATCCTGGCGGTTTTTTTGAAAAGCGTATAACCGAAGTTATGTCTCAAAATCATTTAAGAGCTATACCAGAAACTGTAGAGCAAATAGAGAGAGAATTAGATTTAGACGAGGTTTACAGTTTTTATAAAGAGCGATTTTCATCAGCAAATGGCTTTTTGTTTGTTGTTGTTGGTAATGTTGATTTAGAAGTGCTTAAGCCACTTGTAAATCAATATTTAGGAAGTTTACCTTCTAATTTAAATGAAGAAAGTACTTGGAAAGATACTGGGCTGCGCTATGCAAAAGGCGGTATTAAAGAAGCCGTAATAAAAGGTTTAGATAATAAAAGCCAAGTTGATATGCGTTTTACTGGTACATTTAATTTTTCGTTAGAAGAAAAAGAGAAAATTAGCTTGTTAGCAAAAGTGCTCAAAATAAAATTAACGGAAGAGTTAAGAGAAAAAATGGCAGGTGTTTATGGTGTTAAAGTTTCTGGGTTTGCTTCAGATATTCCATACCAGTGGTTTAGACTTAATATAAGGTTTTCTTGCGATCCTGAAAATATCGAAAAATTAAAGGCTAAAGTTTTTGAAGAAATAGAAAAAATTAAAAAACATGGTCCGTCTCAAGAAGATGTTAATAAAATTAAGGAAGCTGAATTAGCAAATGCTAAGGAGTTTTTAGAAGTAAACACGTTTTGGCTTTATAAGCTTAAAACTGCTTATGAATACGATTTAAACCCAGAGTCTATTTTAGATTTTGAAAGTAAAATTAATAAGTTGAACTCTAAAATGTTTAAAGATGCGGCCAATAATTATTTTGATATGAAAGATTATGCCGAGTTTATTTTATTACCAGAAGAATACTCTAAAAAAGAGTAA
- a CDS encoding RNA polymerase sigma factor, whose product MTDFSINNATLIKGLKKGSTAAYTQLVDLFHQKLCVYAYSLTHDHSTAEDIVQNVFVSIWQKREKLKDDFNLKNYLYKSIYNQFIDLYRKEKATIALEKKYIEALDTVVEDQDNNIENLISLVKQEIQNLPPKCKQTFILSRQEGLTNVEIAEYQNVSIKTVEAQITKAFSIIRKNIGSKTSGILFLLFGKHALK is encoded by the coding sequence ATGACTGATTTCTCAATAAATAACGCAACACTAATCAAAGGGTTAAAAAAGGGCAGCACAGCGGCTTACACCCAGTTGGTAGACCTATTTCACCAAAAACTTTGCGTTTATGCTTATAGCTTAACTCACGACCATAGTACAGCAGAAGATATTGTACAAAATGTATTTGTGAGTATTTGGCAAAAGCGAGAGAAATTAAAAGATGATTTTAACCTCAAAAATTATTTATACAAATCTATATACAACCAGTTTATTGACCTTTACAGAAAAGAAAAAGCAACTATAGCTTTAGAAAAAAAATATATAGAGGCCTTAGATACTGTAGTTGAAGATCAGGATAACAACATAGAAAACTTAATTTCCCTAGTAAAACAAGAAATACAAAACCTGCCTCCAAAATGTAAACAAACCTTTATTCTAAGTAGACAAGAAGGCTTAACTAACGTTGAAATTGCAGAATATCAAAATGTATCTATTAAAACGGTAGAAGCCCAAATTACAAAAGCCTTCTCTATAATTAGAAAGAATATAGGCAGTAAAACTAGCGGAATTTTATTCTTGCTATTTGGCAAACACGCCTTAAAATAA
- a CDS encoding SusC/RagA family TonB-linked outer membrane protein has translation MKKFIIEMGEVLSLSKISLKMKLTSLLLFFTLLQIHANTFSQNVKITLTCENMHVEDVLSEIERKTDFKFLYEKNVFVKSKITSITSDKEKLEHVLKRLFKSLNVDYKVVNKQIVIVKKEESKPLIHTIKEAVNKFVQQNLQGKVTDENGAPLPGATIVYKGLRNGTSTDFDGNFKLPYVKGATAIVVSYVGYETQEVQINSRATIDIKLQSSVTGLEEMVIVAYGKVKKEALTGAVGVIDVSALALQGTIINVDQALQGQVAGVQVSSPSGKPGAAARVRIRGSSSLLGTNQPLFVVDGIPITPNTETPGYAGFIDSISNNESTTLENEGFNNDLGFIDFNNIEAITILKDATATSIYGSRAANGVVIITSKTGRGARKPEFQLSITQRANLIQKTDVLNSAQYQTLYSEAINNYVNSGGVVSTTDSFGQGILAGTEVDLTTNTDWQDLSVKTFTNTSNYALSVRGGGDNGSYYSSLSLQNDNGAIIGDKLTRYAFGLSLNQKIKDNLKFTTNISLGRVESDYALNSLNSTLEAATYLRPDVTPYDEDGNLVSRFGDIYNPLTSKDRRVTSTNFSMLANMGIEFEPIKDLFIKTTGILQQIDSESYSFYPSYSVSGATTNGKGALVNRKTINPSVETIATYDFSLGKSNFNVLVGNTFQNENTETVNFYGENFPNDDTLTGISYAGESLSAQEAVTKSTLVSFFSRFIYNYDNKYILNFSGRTDGSSKFGANNRWASFPALGLGWNIHNEKFMDNAYWLNFLKIRGSIGQSGNVTFDPNQSFSLYGALNGTNGVYNGDTGVVPLRIGNPDLKWEITTQKDIGIEFAVLNNKIKGEFGYYQKDTKDVLYQTELASSSGLYTVISNLGNTQNNGIELTLNFDLINKKDLKWNFGFNAATANNKIVKLNSSYKDEYGAVYLNGLYFKEGESLGLIRGHVANGLFESQEQIDNLNAGAPSGLYQSSLTSPGDVYYADLDGDGEVSSSTSGPDVTNIGSIEPDFFGGLNTNINYKGLSLNIFANYSLGNDIYWKAGENTYSYTSLNDQGNKQLIALDRWTPENLGAEYPRAVYATNLTGGNQNNRQSSLYVHKGDYLRIKTVTLGYNLDSQALKNINFQGLYLYVTATNLFTITNYPGADPEFANIASFRTPIDSNKYPVSKQLIAGVRLTF, from the coding sequence ATGAAAAAATTCATTATTGAGATGGGTGAAGTACTATCTCTCTCTAAAATTAGTTTAAAAATGAAGCTAACCTCTCTATTGCTCTTTTTTACGTTGTTACAAATTCATGCCAATACGTTTTCTCAAAATGTAAAAATTACATTGACATGCGAAAATATGCATGTTGAAGATGTTTTAAGTGAAATTGAAAGAAAAACAGATTTTAAATTTCTCTACGAAAAGAACGTTTTTGTGAAAAGTAAAATCACAAGTATTACTTCTGATAAAGAAAAACTAGAACATGTTTTAAAAAGACTTTTTAAAAGCTTAAATGTTGATTATAAGGTTGTAAATAAACAAATTGTTATAGTAAAAAAAGAAGAAAGTAAACCGCTTATACATACTATAAAAGAAGCGGTAAACAAGTTTGTACAGCAAAATTTACAAGGTAAAGTTACCGATGAAAATGGTGCGCCTCTACCAGGAGCTACAATTGTCTATAAGGGGCTTAGAAATGGTACCAGTACAGATTTTGATGGTAATTTTAAATTACCTTATGTTAAAGGTGCTACAGCAATTGTGGTATCGTACGTGGGGTATGAAACTCAAGAAGTACAAATTAATAGTCGAGCCACTATTGATATTAAGTTACAAAGTTCTGTAACAGGTTTAGAAGAAATGGTAATTGTTGCATATGGTAAGGTTAAAAAAGAAGCTTTAACGGGTGCTGTTGGTGTTATCGATGTGTCTGCATTAGCACTTCAAGGAACCATAATTAATGTAGATCAGGCTTTGCAAGGTCAGGTAGCAGGTGTTCAGGTAAGTAGTCCAAGTGGAAAACCAGGTGCTGCGGCTCGAGTTCGTATTCGTGGTAGTTCGTCTCTTTTAGGAACCAACCAACCGTTATTTGTTGTAGATGGTATTCCTATTACGCCAAATACAGAAACTCCCGGATATGCTGGTTTTATTGATAGTATTAGTAATAATGAATCTACTACGTTAGAAAATGAAGGTTTTAATAACGATTTAGGTTTTATCGATTTTAATAATATAGAAGCCATAACCATTTTGAAAGATGCAACAGCTACTTCAATTTATGGGTCTCGTGCTGCAAATGGTGTTGTTATTATTACTTCAAAAACAGGAAGAGGAGCCAGAAAACCGGAGTTTCAACTTTCTATTACACAAAGAGCAAATCTAATTCAAAAAACAGATGTGCTTAATTCGGCTCAGTATCAAACACTTTATTCTGAGGCTATTAATAATTATGTAAATTCTGGAGGTGTTGTATCAACTACAGATTCTTTTGGACAAGGTATTTTGGCAGGAACAGAAGTTGATTTAACTACTAATACCGATTGGCAAGATTTATCTGTGAAAACATTTACGAACACCTCTAATTACGCTTTAAGTGTGAGAGGTGGTGGCGATAATGGTTCATACTATTCATCATTAAGTTTGCAAAATGATAATGGCGCTATTATTGGTGATAAATTAACGAGGTATGCTTTTGGTTTGTCTTTAAATCAAAAAATAAAAGATAATTTAAAGTTCACTACCAACATTAGTTTGGGGCGTGTTGAAAGTGATTATGCTTTAAATAGCCTTAATTCAACTTTAGAAGCAGCAACGTATTTACGACCAGATGTGACGCCTTATGATGAAGATGGAAATCTTGTGTCTCGTTTTGGAGATATTTACAACCCACTAACTTCTAAAGATAGAAGAGTAACTTCAACTAACTTTTCTATGCTTGCTAATATGGGGATTGAGTTTGAGCCTATTAAAGATTTGTTTATTAAAACCACAGGAATACTTCAGCAAATAGATTCTGAAAGTTATAGCTTCTATCCAAGCTACTCTGTAAGTGGTGCTACTACTAATGGTAAAGGAGCTTTGGTAAATAGAAAAACCATTAACCCTTCTGTAGAAACAATTGCTACTTATGATTTTTCTTTAGGAAAAAGTAATTTTAATGTTTTAGTTGGTAACACCTTTCAAAATGAAAACACGGAGACTGTCAATTTTTATGGTGAAAACTTCCCGAATGATGATACATTAACGGGTATTAGTTATGCTGGTGAAAGTCTTTCTGCACAGGAAGCCGTTACAAAAAGTACTTTAGTGTCGTTTTTCTCTCGTTTTATTTATAATTATGATAATAAGTACATTTTAAATTTTTCAGGAAGAACAGATGGTTCTTCCAAATTTGGTGCAAATAATAGATGGGCAAGCTTTCCTGCTTTAGGATTAGGTTGGAATATTCATAACGAAAAATTTATGGATAACGCCTATTGGTTAAACTTTTTAAAGATTAGAGGTAGTATTGGGCAATCGGGTAATGTTACCTTCGATCCTAACCAATCTTTTAGTTTATACGGTGCTTTAAACGGAACAAATGGAGTGTATAATGGCGATACAGGTGTTGTGCCATTGCGTATTGGTAATCCTGATTTAAAATGGGAAATTACAACTCAAAAAGATATTGGTATTGAGTTTGCCGTTTTAAATAATAAAATAAAAGGTGAGTTTGGATACTACCAAAAAGATACAAAAGATGTATTGTACCAAACGGAATTAGCGTCTTCTAGCGGCCTGTATACTGTGATTTCTAATTTAGGAAATACACAAAATAATGGAATAGAGTTAACCTTAAACTTTGACCTTATCAATAAAAAAGATTTAAAGTGGAATTTTGGATTTAATGCCGCTACAGCAAACAATAAAATAGTGAAATTAAATAGTAGTTATAAAGATGAGTATGGTGCTGTTTATTTAAATGGTTTGTATTTTAAAGAAGGTGAGTCGCTTGGTTTAATTAGAGGGCATGTGGCAAACGGACTTTTTGAGTCTCAGGAACAAATAGACAATTTAAACGCTGGTGCGCCAAGTGGTTTATATCAGTCATCATTAACGAGTCCTGGAGATGTTTATTATGCCGATTTAGATGGCGATGGCGAAGTGAGTTCTTCTACATCTGGCCCTGATGTTACAAACATTGGTAGCATTGAACCTGACTTTTTTGGAGGTCTTAATACCAACATAAACTATAAAGGTTTGTCTCTAAATATTTTCGCAAATTATAGTCTAGGTAACGATATTTACTGGAAGGCAGGAGAGAATACTTATAGCTATACGTCACTAAACGACCAAGGAAATAAGCAATTGATAGCCTTAGATCGCTGGACGCCAGAGAACTTAGGTGCTGAATACCCAAGAGCGGTTTATGCAACTAATTTAACAGGTGGTAACCAAAATAACAGACAGTCTAGTTTATATGTGCATAAAGGAGATTACTTGCGTATTAAAACAGTAACATTAGGTTATAACTTAGATAGTCAAGCGTTGAAAAACATCAATTTTCAAGGGCTTTATTTATACGTAACGGCAACCAACTTGTTTACTATTACCAATTATCCGGGTGCCGATCCTGAGTTTGCAAATATTGCGAGCTTTAGAACACCAATAGATAGTAACAAGTACCCTGTATCAAAACAGCTTATCGCTGGAGTAAGGTTAACCTTTTAA
- a CDS encoding RagB/SusD family nutrient uptake outer membrane protein: protein MKNNIILFTILTGILFCSCDAALDVQPENYLFEDQLVTDDKSAQTSLVGVYTQLNWTYYQYLEVMLPLMDGSLTTTNSTWIFGEASDNSFDSSQVSLNTVYEWPYYITNSANATISAVTDNASVSAGEHDRILSEAYFLRAFGHYVALRSFGQFFDLSSDYGIVLQNTVSTVENSKIARSTVQESYDFILDDLDKSIELNAAFTYNYYASSIAAKAFKANVLLYMGGQENYEAAVLLADEVINSGDVELESNFEDVFENGVANSEVIFSRINGEGQGSKLSYYYQSLVKVSPWLQDFLVDDPRKEASYNTSNLLLKKIYTSGVSGGPANYMRLAEVYLIKAECQARLNLLAQAEETLNAVRNRAYGGAAPDLEYTSQEELLDIIFDEYVKELCFETGAVWFAAIRHGKIEEIKTNVTSSNQYIFPIPISELENNTLFGPQNPGYLGI, encoded by the coding sequence ATGAAAAATAACATCATATTATTCACAATTTTAACAGGCATCCTTTTTTGTTCTTGCGATGCGGCGTTAGATGTTCAGCCAGAAAATTATTTATTCGAAGATCAATTAGTTACCGATGATAAAAGTGCGCAAACCTCATTAGTAGGGGTTTATACACAGCTAAACTGGACTTACTATCAGTATCTGGAAGTTATGTTGCCTTTAATGGATGGTTCGCTAACAACAACAAATTCAACTTGGATTTTTGGCGAAGCTTCAGACAATAGTTTCGATTCTAGCCAAGTTTCTTTAAACACGGTTTACGAGTGGCCGTATTATATTACTAATTCTGCCAATGCTACAATTTCGGCAGTAACTGATAATGCATCAGTTTCCGCAGGCGAACATGATAGAATTCTTAGCGAAGCCTATTTCCTAAGAGCCTTTGGTCACTATGTTGCGCTAAGAAGTTTTGGTCAGTTTTTCGACCTGTCTAGCGACTATGGTATTGTACTTCAAAATACGGTGTCTACTGTTGAAAATAGTAAAATAGCCAGATCTACAGTACAAGAAAGTTACGATTTTATTTTAGACGATTTAGATAAAAGTATTGAGCTTAATGCGGCTTTTACATATAATTATTACGCATCTTCGATAGCAGCAAAGGCTTTTAAAGCAAATGTTCTGCTGTATATGGGTGGTCAGGAAAACTATGAAGCGGCTGTTCTATTAGCCGATGAGGTTATTAACTCTGGCGATGTAGAATTAGAATCTAATTTTGAAGATGTTTTTGAAAATGGTGTAGCAAATAGCGAAGTAATATTTTCTAGAATAAATGGAGAAGGGCAAGGTAGTAAGTTATCATACTATTATCAAAGTTTAGTTAAGGTTTCTCCTTGGCTTCAGGATTTTTTAGTAGACGATCCAAGAAAAGAGGCATCATACAATACGAGTAATTTATTACTTAAAAAAATATACACGAGTGGTGTAAGCGGTGGACCAGCAAATTATATGCGTTTGGCCGAAGTTTATTTAATAAAAGCAGAATGTCAGGCACGTTTAAATTTACTCGCTCAAGCGGAAGAAACTCTTAATGCTGTGCGTAATAGAGCGTATGGCGGTGCTGCTCCAGATTTAGAGTATACCTCTCAAGAAGAATTACTTGATATCATTTTCGACGAGTATGTAAAAGAACTTTGTTTTGAAACTGGGGCCGTTTGGTTTGCTGCCATTCGCCATGGTAAAATTGAAGAAATTAAAACAAATGTTACCAGCTCCAATCAGTATATTTTTCCAATTCCTATTAGCGAATTAGAAAATAATACACTCTTCGGGCCACAAAATCCAGGGTATCTGGGTATTTAA